From a region of the Candidatus Brocadia sp. genome:
- a CDS encoding ATP-binding protein has protein sequence MDTLTGIVNQALDCIGKGIMIQDINRRVVFFNHACEEITKWSRAEVIGKDCGDIFLCHTSTGMCLTEKFCPGMEIFHGGLSQGSRELLIRRGDGTESWVKMSVSPLKTPGGKVTHLVSVIEDISDIKRFSDEVLRSKTLSTLGAFAAELAHEVKNPLNAMNIQMTVLEREIHDIKKLGDRAKKELLDVVTIVQKELHRLSGFVEECLHFSKTGELNKSSVHVGDLLSEIVSLLLPQAQLQGIQIEFVIKNALPEIMIDRDKIKQAILNILINGIEAMPDGGILQVSAKRIEQEIGISCQDTGPGIPDEIRDKIFHLFYTTKDGGTGIGLSFAQNIVQAHGGIIRLEASSRGSKFVIALPIS, from the coding sequence ATGGATACGCTAACAGGCATTGTAAATCAGGCCTTAGATTGTATAGGCAAAGGCATTATGATACAGGATATCAACCGTCGGGTGGTGTTTTTTAACCACGCCTGTGAAGAGATAACGAAATGGTCGCGGGCAGAGGTTATCGGAAAGGATTGCGGCGACATTTTTTTGTGCCATACCTCCACGGGGATGTGTTTGACGGAGAAGTTTTGCCCCGGCATGGAAATATTTCACGGAGGCCTCTCCCAGGGTTCGCGGGAACTCCTGATCAGACGGGGGGATGGAACCGAATCCTGGGTAAAAATGAGCGTTTCTCCTTTAAAAACCCCCGGGGGAAAAGTGACGCATCTTGTTTCCGTAATCGAGGATATTAGTGATATAAAGCGGTTTTCGGATGAGGTGCTCAGGTCGAAAACCCTGTCCACCCTTGGCGCATTTGCCGCGGAACTGGCACATGAGGTGAAGAACCCTTTAAATGCCATGAATATCCAGATGACGGTGCTGGAACGGGAGATCCACGATATCAAGAAGCTCGGCGATCGGGCAAAAAAGGAATTACTTGACGTTGTCACGATCGTTCAGAAGGAACTGCATCGCTTGAGCGGTTTTGTCGAAGAGTGTTTGCATTTTTCAAAGACCGGTGAACTGAATAAGAGCAGCGTTCATGTGGGTGATCTCCTCAGCGAGATTGTTTCGTTGCTCCTGCCCCAGGCGCAATTACAGGGGATACAAATTGAATTCGTAATAAAAAATGCCTTGCCGGAGATAATGATCGACCGGGACAAGATAAAGCAGGCGATCCTGAATATCCTGATCAATGGCATTGAGGCAATGCCAGACGGAGGAATATTGCAGGTAAGTGCAAAGCGTATTGAACAGGAAATAGGTATCTCCTGTCAGGACACCGGGCCGGGGATACCGGATGAAATCAGGGACAAGATATTTCATCTCTTTTATACCACAAAAGACGGGGGTACCGGCATAGGGCTTTCGTTTGCACAGAACATTGTCCAGGCCCATGGAGGTATCATACGGCTGGAGGCATCTTCCAGGGGAAGTAAATTTGTGATTGCGCTTCCTATAAGTTAG
- a CDS encoding sigma-54 dependent transcriptional regulator, which produces MTKPRILLIDDDKTALDGLVKILAHDGYPVSGALSGYEALNLLSGKTFDIVVTDMKLPGMGGLSLIHELRKKEEPMAIVVITAYSSVKTAVEAIKCGADDYLTKPVNVEELELVLEKLWERQQLIFQNRLLKEKLKDKYKSSELVGSTPQMQGIFKTIEDVAPSAASILILGETGTGKELVANAIHYQSDRSSKPLVALHCAALSEGVLESELFGHEKGAFTGAIQARKGRFEMADGGTLFLDEVGEMSLKVQVKLLRVLEKGEFERVGGEKTLKVDVRLIAATNRNLEREVSEGRFREDLFYRLNVITVHLPPLRERRDDIPLLSNFFVIKYIKKYKKEIRGFDPDAMEALCLYQWPGNVRELENVMERAVVLCKKSMIAIDLLPKNIVPNKEDVSMIKIPLGTSLKEAEKEIIQKTLQMAQGSKKEAAKILGISSRKIEYKVKEWS; this is translated from the coding sequence ATGACAAAACCAAGGATCTTACTAATTGATGACGATAAAACCGCGCTCGATGGGCTGGTGAAGATTTTGGCGCACGACGGGTATCCGGTCTCCGGAGCCCTGTCTGGCTATGAGGCATTAAACCTCCTCTCCGGGAAGACCTTTGATATCGTTGTGACGGATATGAAGCTGCCCGGTATGGGCGGATTGTCCCTGATTCACGAATTGCGGAAGAAAGAAGAGCCGATGGCCATCGTGGTTATCACGGCCTATAGTTCGGTTAAAACGGCTGTTGAGGCGATAAAGTGCGGGGCGGACGATTATCTGACGAAACCCGTAAACGTTGAAGAGTTGGAGCTGGTATTGGAAAAGTTGTGGGAACGACAGCAACTCATTTTCCAGAACCGACTATTAAAGGAAAAATTAAAGGACAAGTATAAATCTTCTGAACTGGTGGGAAGCACCCCCCAGATGCAGGGTATCTTCAAGACCATTGAAGACGTTGCCCCCAGCGCCGCATCAATCCTGATCTTAGGGGAAACGGGGACCGGGAAGGAACTCGTGGCGAATGCCATTCATTATCAAAGCGACAGGTCCAGCAAGCCCCTCGTGGCATTGCATTGCGCCGCCCTATCAGAAGGCGTTTTGGAAAGCGAGCTCTTTGGTCATGAAAAAGGGGCGTTTACCGGCGCCATTCAGGCGAGAAAAGGACGGTTTGAGATGGCGGACGGAGGCACCCTTTTCCTGGACGAAGTGGGCGAGATGAGTTTAAAGGTACAGGTGAAATTGCTGCGGGTTTTAGAGAAGGGTGAGTTTGAGCGTGTTGGCGGGGAAAAAACTCTGAAGGTGGATGTGAGATTGATTGCGGCAACGAACCGAAACCTTGAAAGAGAGGTCTCGGAAGGAAGATTTCGCGAGGATCTGTTTTATCGGTTAAATGTCATCACCGTCCATTTGCCTCCGCTGAGGGAAAGGAGAGACGACATTCCCCTCCTTTCTAATTTTTTTGTTATTAAGTACATAAAAAAGTATAAAAAGGAGATCAGGGGATTTGATCCTGATGCAATGGAGGCACTTTGTTTGTATCAATGGCCGGGAAACGTGAGGGAGCTGGAAAACGTCATGGAAAGGGCTGTCGTGCTCTGTAAAAAAAGCATGATCGCCATCGACCTTCTGCCCAAAAACATTGTTCCAAACAAGGAAGATGTCTCTATGATCAAAATTCCCCTGGGCACTTCTCTAAAAGAAGCCGAAAAGGAAATTATCCAAAAGACACTTCAGATGGCGCAGGGAAGTAAGAAGGAAGCCGCAAAAATATTGGGTATCTCGAGCAGAAAAATTGAATATAAAGTAAAGGAGTGGAGTTAG
- a CDS encoding protoglobin family protein encodes MSIMSDAYMKMFPMEAEKKVSAGKRNPVLEVPEFNTAWKLYRDTSLDIVKRYEYMAQCVGFTDKDTAAIKESKDIIAANLKAILDHIYYEKLITDPWLSRWFRDDSGKIAREYVDIRRARQQRFLLKILECKWDEEFWNFVRWVGAVHVPIFGFEDLYIPIRLNLALWGYIHQYLFNLFAQELKNDPEKLRRITTAWTKLFWIIIDIYHIDYFGPWM; translated from the coding sequence ATGTCAATTATGTCAGATGCGTATATGAAAATGTTTCCGATGGAAGCAGAGAAGAAGGTTTCGGCTGGCAAGCGTAATCCTGTTTTGGAAGTGCCTGAGTTTAACACGGCATGGAAGCTTTACCGGGATACCAGTTTGGATATTGTGAAACGTTACGAATACATGGCTCAATGTGTCGGCTTTACTGATAAGGATACTGCGGCTATTAAGGAATCAAAGGATATTATAGCTGCAAATTTGAAGGCAATCCTTGATCATATCTATTATGAAAAACTCATAACCGACCCATGGCTCTCAAGATGGTTCAGAGACGATAGTGGCAAAATAGCCAGGGAGTACGTTGACATAAGACGGGCAAGACAACAAAGGTTCCTGCTTAAGATACTGGAGTGTAAATGGGATGAGGAATTCTGGAATTTTGTGCGCTGGGTGGGGGCTGTGCATGTGCCCATCTTTGGTTTCGAAGATCTTTATATACCGATAAGGCTGAATCTCGCCTTATGGGGGTATATACATCAATATTTGTTCAACCTCTTTGCTCAGGAACTAAAAAATGATCCGGAAAAACTGCGCAGGATCACAACCGCGTGGACAAAACTTTTTTGGATAATTATCGACATTTATCACATCGATTATTTTGGTCCCTGGATGTAA
- a CDS encoding ferredoxin — protein sequence MKKSVVWFEESCIKCAMCAEEAPEVIEFEETGGPRLKEGVDITQHSEKIKRAAQYCPKDCIKHHL from the coding sequence ATGAAGAAATCTGTTGTCTGGTTTGAAGAGAGTTGTATTAAGTGTGCAATGTGTGCTGAAGAAGCTCCTGAAGTTATTGAGTTTGAAGAAACGGGCGGGCCGAGGTTAAAGGAGGGGGTTGATATTACCCAGCATAGTGAAAAGATCAAGCGGGCTGCTCAGTATTGCCCGAAAGATTGTATAAAACATCATTTATAA